A stretch of Mya arenaria isolate MELC-2E11 chromosome 14, ASM2691426v1 DNA encodes these proteins:
- the LOC128218577 gene encoding uncharacterized protein LOC128218577 isoform X2, producing the protein MKLKEIAGIAFIMIFVLCSEANELCTRNHTVHDQHTIIIGEACEWNVKASDIFAKLFFTASRQENDAQSCGTGDSIEVREDLPDNTVATLLNINCATPYMVHLMFSLTAKVKVKASGAAIILNMTFKELCGQTFVEHKGAYNFTAKPGIHECNWEISVEFDVAINVSAEMDTQSTLQTCLKHKLSIFTKTPSTADLTDKSLCMTGPIDFFGVGPVFINLNTDSTTSTTVIFRWKTDTTLDSTTTYTKLEDVIENNSPKYIDTTQDQGQDERDRESDKKIALYIPVTISVCLIVVVAIVVAICLRRKRGKKNARKNVDEYNYSYTTTEAQTIHLFNAEQSHPECKLGEYTEVYKPQLPGSAHNVNATGPDANNQEYHTLHQQLEPTYSDPQENVYNETVPPSTDDGQYDVSSVSPLSKKSAHKSHGLTDNVYNTSQSPNDTFGNYDVQYDVSSVSASSNECVKKSKGQTDNVYNTFKSPDDTEYSEANLFIKE; encoded by the exons atgaaattaaaggaGATTGCAGGAATAGCTTTCATAATGATATTCGTTCTTTGTTCGGAAGCAAATG AATTGTGCACAAGGAACCACACAGTTCATGATCAGCATACAATTATCATTGGTGAAGCCTGTGAATGGAATGTCAAGGCGTCTGATATATTCGCCAAATTGTTCTTCACGGCTTCGCGTCAGGAAAATGATGCCCAATCGTGTGGTACAGGTGACAGTATTGAG GTAAGGGAAGATCTACCCGATAACACAGTAGCCACCTTGTTAAACATCAACTGCGCTACGCCTTATATGGTCCATCTCATGTTCTCGTTGACTGCGAAGGTGAAGGTCAAGGCAAGTGGAGCAGCCATTATATTGAACATGACCTTCAAAG AACTTTGTGGACAGACGTTTGTAGAACACAAAGGTGCCTATAATTTTACAGCCAAACCTGGTATTCATGAATGTAACTGGGAAATCAGTGTGGAGTTTGACGTCGCAATAAACGTGAGTGCTGAGATGGACACTCAGTCAACCCTTCAGACATGTTTGAAACACAAGTTGAGT ATTTTCACGAAAACCCCTTCGACTGCTGATTTAACAGATAAGTCGTTATGTATGACTGGACCTATCGATTTTTTCGGTGTGGGTCCAGTCTTTATCAACTTAAATACAGATAGCACAACATCAACCACAGTGATCTTCCGATGGAAGACGGATACCACACTAGATAGTACAACAACTTACACTA AACTCGAAGATGTCATAGAAAATAATTCACCGAAATATATCGATACGACACAAGATCAAGGCCAGGATGAGCGGGATAGGGAGTCAG acaagaagattgcGTTGTATATCCCTGTCACGATCTCAGTGTGCCTTATTGTTGTTGTCGCCATCGTTGTCGCGATATGCTTGAG GCGAAAACGTGGTAAGAAGAACGCTAGAAAGAATGTTGATGAGTACAATTATTCATACACAACAACCGAGGCTCAAACAATCCACTTGTTCAACGCGGAACAAAGCCATCCAGAATGCAAGCTAGGCGAATATACAGAGGTTTACAAACCACAGTTGCCAGGATCTGCGCATAACGTGAACGCTACGGGTCCAGACGCGAACAATCAAGAGTACCACACTCTACACCAGCAGCTAGAGCCCACCTACTCGGACCCTCAAGAAAACGTCTATAACGAAACCGTGCCACCCTCAACTGATGACGGGCAGTACGACGTTTCTTCTGTATCTCCTTTGAGCAAGAAAAGCGCACATAAATCGCATGGACTAACCGATAATGTTTACAATACCTCTCAGTCGCCCAACGATACCTTTGGCAATTACGACGTGCAGTACGACGTTTCGTCTGTATCTGCTTCCAGCAACGAGTGCGTCAAGAAATCAAAAGGTCAAACCGACAATGTTTACAATACTTTCAAATCGCCCGACGACACAGAATACTCTGAGGCGaacctttttatcaaagaatAA
- the LOC128218577 gene encoding uncharacterized protein LOC128218577 isoform X1, which yields MKLKEIAGIAFIMIFVLCSEANELCTRNHTVHDQHTIIIGEACEWNVKASDIFAKLFFTASRQENDAQSCGTGDSIEVREDLPDNTVATLLNINCATPYMVHLMFSLTAKVKVKASGAAIILNMTFKEYRKQSFSVSSKREENCREFLNTKMQTGVRMLSMGEMLKPTEHECIKFNHTILDSNNETIVRGMQTCDNKCSASAFFTFHDTVCYCLDGMQAIVTMAKYCSFPCQENLREMCGGPNYLTIYSSDSITICQFLQTGSDALFTRTYAHCSTQRRNICQDELCGQTFVEHKGAYNFTAKPGIHECNWEISVEFDVAINVSAEMDTQSTLQTCLKHKLSIFTKTPSTADLTDKSLCMTGPIDFFGVGPVFINLNTDSTTSTTVIFRWKTDTTLDSTTTYTKLEDVIENNSPKYIDTTQDQGQDERDRESDKKIALYIPVTISVCLIVVVAIVVAICLRRKRGKKNARKNVDEYNYSYTTTEAQTIHLFNAEQSHPECKLGEYTEVYKPQLPGSAHNVNATGPDANNQEYHTLHQQLEPTYSDPQENVYNETVPPSTDDGQYDVSSVSPLSKKSAHKSHGLTDNVYNTSQSPNDTFGNYDVQYDVSSVSASSNECVKKSKGQTDNVYNTFKSPDDTEYSEANLFIKE from the exons atgaaattaaaggaGATTGCAGGAATAGCTTTCATAATGATATTCGTTCTTTGTTCGGAAGCAAATG AATTGTGCACAAGGAACCACACAGTTCATGATCAGCATACAATTATCATTGGTGAAGCCTGTGAATGGAATGTCAAGGCGTCTGATATATTCGCCAAATTGTTCTTCACGGCTTCGCGTCAGGAAAATGATGCCCAATCGTGTGGTACAGGTGACAGTATTGAG GTAAGGGAAGATCTACCCGATAACACAGTAGCCACCTTGTTAAACATCAACTGCGCTACGCCTTATATGGTCCATCTCATGTTCTCGTTGACTGCGAAGGTGAAGGTCAAGGCAAGTGGAGCAGCCATTATATTGAACATGACCTTCAAAG AATATAGAAAGCAAAGCTTCTCCGTTTCGTCAAAAAGAGAGGAAAATTGCCGAGAGTTTTTAAATACTaaaatgcaaactggagttaggATGCTCTCAATGGGGGAAATGCTGAAACCAACGGAGCATG AATGCATAAAGTTCAACCACACTATCCTCGATTCTAACAACGAAACGATTGTGCGGGGAATGCAAACCTGTGATAATAAATGCTCGGCATCAGCCTTCTTTACTTTCCAT GATACGGTATGTTACTGTTTGGATGGCATGCAAGCGATTGTTACCATGGCGAAATATTGTTCCTTTCCTTGCCAAGAAAACCTTCGGGAAATGTGTGGAGGGCCGAACTACCTAACAATTTACAGTTCAG ACTCAATTACTATCTGTCAGTTCCTACAAACAGGCTCCGATGCTTTATTTACACGCACATATGCCCACTGTTCAACACAACGAAGAAACATTTGCCAAGACG AACTTTGTGGACAGACGTTTGTAGAACACAAAGGTGCCTATAATTTTACAGCCAAACCTGGTATTCATGAATGTAACTGGGAAATCAGTGTGGAGTTTGACGTCGCAATAAACGTGAGTGCTGAGATGGACACTCAGTCAACCCTTCAGACATGTTTGAAACACAAGTTGAGT ATTTTCACGAAAACCCCTTCGACTGCTGATTTAACAGATAAGTCGTTATGTATGACTGGACCTATCGATTTTTTCGGTGTGGGTCCAGTCTTTATCAACTTAAATACAGATAGCACAACATCAACCACAGTGATCTTCCGATGGAAGACGGATACCACACTAGATAGTACAACAACTTACACTA AACTCGAAGATGTCATAGAAAATAATTCACCGAAATATATCGATACGACACAAGATCAAGGCCAGGATGAGCGGGATAGGGAGTCAG acaagaagattgcGTTGTATATCCCTGTCACGATCTCAGTGTGCCTTATTGTTGTTGTCGCCATCGTTGTCGCGATATGCTTGAG GCGAAAACGTGGTAAGAAGAACGCTAGAAAGAATGTTGATGAGTACAATTATTCATACACAACAACCGAGGCTCAAACAATCCACTTGTTCAACGCGGAACAAAGCCATCCAGAATGCAAGCTAGGCGAATATACAGAGGTTTACAAACCACAGTTGCCAGGATCTGCGCATAACGTGAACGCTACGGGTCCAGACGCGAACAATCAAGAGTACCACACTCTACACCAGCAGCTAGAGCCCACCTACTCGGACCCTCAAGAAAACGTCTATAACGAAACCGTGCCACCCTCAACTGATGACGGGCAGTACGACGTTTCTTCTGTATCTCCTTTGAGCAAGAAAAGCGCACATAAATCGCATGGACTAACCGATAATGTTTACAATACCTCTCAGTCGCCCAACGATACCTTTGGCAATTACGACGTGCAGTACGACGTTTCGTCTGTATCTGCTTCCAGCAACGAGTGCGTCAAGAAATCAAAAGGTCAAACCGACAATGTTTACAATACTTTCAAATCGCCCGACGACACAGAATACTCTGAGGCGaacctttttatcaaagaatAA